A DNA window from Plasmodium vinckei vinckei genome assembly, chromosome: PVVCY_10 contains the following coding sequences:
- a CDS encoding 60S ribosomal protein L10, putative, producing the protein MGRRPARCYRYCKNKPYPKSRYCRGVPDPKIRIYDMGRKKADVNEFSGVVHLVSYEYEQISSEALEAARISANKYMITNCGKDNFHLRVRIHPFHVLRINKMLSCAGADRLQTGMRGAFGKPNGVVARVDIGQVLLSIRTKENFVSKACEALRRAKYKFPGRQKVFVSNKWGFTNFSKDQYQNYKKKGRIISDGVTCKFIREKGPLDKIYKDINTVIQS; encoded by the coding sequence atgGGAAGAAGACCAGCAAGGTGCTATAGATACTGTAAGAACAAACCCTACCCTAAGAGTAGATATTGTAGAGGTGTACCTGATCCAAAAATTAGAATTTATGATATGGGAAGAAAAAAAGCAGATGTCAATGAATTCAGTGGTGTTGTACATTTAGTTTCTTATGAATATGAGCAAATTTCATCAGAAGCTTTAGAAGCAGCTCGTATTAGTgcaaacaaatatatgatcACAAACTGTGGTAAAGATAATTTCCATTTAAGAGTAAGAATACATCCTTTTCACGTTTTAAGAATCAATAAGATGCTTTCATGTGCTGGAGCTGATAGGCTTCAAACTGGTATGAGAGGCGCCTTTGGTAAACCCAATGGTGTTGTTGCAAGAGTAGATATAGGACAagttttattatcaattaGAACTAAAGAAAATTTTGTTTCTAAAGCTTGTGAAGCTTTAAGAAGAgctaaatataaatttccAGGACGTCAAAAAGTTTTCGTTAGCAACAAATGGGGATTTACTAACTTCTCAAAAGATcaatatcaaaattataaaaaaaaaggaagaaTTATTTCAGATGGTGTTACTTGCAAATTTATTAGAGAAAAAGGACCATtagataaaatatacaaagaTATTAACACTGTTATTCAATCATaa